In the genome of Pseudomonas sp. B33.4, the window CACGTTGCTTGAAGGGCGTTTTATTCGCTTGGAAAGGCTTGACCCGGCGCGCCATGGCGAACAACTGTTCGCCGCACTAGAGGGCCCTGGCGCGGATCCGAAACTTTGGGATTATTTGCCTTACGGTCCGTTCCCGGAACGCAACGTTTTTGACGCTTGGCTGAAAAACCATGCCGCCAGCAGCGACCCGTATTTTTTTGCTGTCATCGACCGCGCGAACAACCAGGTACAAGGCATCCTCAGCCTGATGTCGATTGTCCCGGCCCAGGGCCGCATCGAGATCGGCCACGTCACCTTCGGCGCGCCAATGCAGCGTTCGCCGAGAAGCACCGAAGCGGTGTACCTGCTGGCCAAGCACTCCTTCGATCTCGGTTACCGCCGCCTCGAATGGAAATGCAACAACGGCAACGCCCGCTCCAAATATGCCGCCGAGCGCCTGGGTTTCAGCTTTGAGGGGGTGTTCCGTCAGCACATGGTGGTCAAGGGCCAGAACCGCGACACCGCGTGGTACTCGATTCTGGATGGCGAGTGGCCGGCGATTGCGGCAGGGTTCGAGCAATGGCTGTCCGATGAAAATCAGACGCCCGACGGGCAGGTGAAAGGCTTGGTCGAGTGCCGTTCCTGATTATCTGAAAAGCAAAAGATCGCAGGCTGCGGCAGCTCCTACACGGGATTGACGTTCATCCTGTGGAGCTGCCGCAGGTTGCGATCTTTTGATCTGTTTTCAGTTCAGCTTTTGCGCCAGCACCGCAATGTGTTCCGGCCCGATCCCGCAGCACCCGCCCAAATGGCTGGCACCGCGCTGCTGCCAGTCAATCGCCCAATGCAGGTAACCCGGCGGATCCAGATCCTCACGTAGCGGATCAAGTCCATCATTGGCCGTAGCCTCTTTTGGCTG includes:
- a CDS encoding GNAT family protein, producing the protein MTASLADWKGAPAPTATLLEGRFIRLERLDPARHGEQLFAALEGPGADPKLWDYLPYGPFPERNVFDAWLKNHAASSDPYFFAVIDRANNQVQGILSLMSIVPAQGRIEIGHVTFGAPMQRSPRSTEAVYLLAKHSFDLGYRRLEWKCNNGNARSKYAAERLGFSFEGVFRQHMVVKGQNRDTAWYSILDGEWPAIAAGFEQWLSDENQTPDGQVKGLVECRS